The following are encoded in a window of Mycobacterium sp. ELW1 genomic DNA:
- a CDS encoding 50S ribosomal protein L25/general stress protein Ctc: MAKNAPNNLTAGVRGKTGKGASRQARRDGKVPVVLYGHGTEPQHLELNARDFAAVLRKAGTNAVLTLDVDGKEQLALTKALDVHPIRRTIQHADLIVVRRGEKVTVEVNVVLEGDAAPGALVTQDANTIEIEADAMSIPQQLTVSIEGAEEGTQITAGQVELPAGVTLISDPELLVVNIVTAPTAEELEAEGGGESIEEQAADAAEAADAAEGESAEAE, from the coding sequence ATGGCGAAGAACGCGCCCAACAACCTCACCGCCGGCGTGCGGGGCAAGACCGGCAAGGGCGCCTCGCGCCAGGCCCGCCGCGACGGCAAGGTTCCCGTCGTTCTCTACGGCCACGGCACCGAGCCCCAGCACCTCGAGCTCAACGCCCGCGACTTCGCCGCCGTCCTGCGTAAGGCCGGCACCAACGCCGTGCTGACCCTCGACGTCGACGGCAAGGAACAGCTGGCCCTGACCAAGGCGCTCGACGTGCATCCGATCCGCCGCACGATCCAGCACGCCGACCTGATCGTGGTTCGCCGCGGCGAGAAGGTGACCGTCGAGGTCAACGTCGTCCTCGAGGGCGACGCCGCGCCGGGCGCCCTGGTCACCCAGGACGCCAACACCATCGAGATCGAGGCCGACGCCATGTCGATCCCGCAGCAGCTGACGGTGTCGATCGAGGGCGCCGAGGAAGGCACCCAGATCACCGCAGGGCAGGTCGAGCTGCCCGCGGGTGTGACGCTGATCAGCGATCCCGAACTGCTGGTCGTCAACATCGTGACCGCCCCGACCGCCGAGGAGCTCGAGGCCGAGGGTGGCGGCGAGTCGATCGAGGAGCAGGCCGCCGACGCTGCCGAGGCAGCCGACGCCGCCGAGGGCGAGTCGGCCGAGGCCGAGTAA
- a CDS encoding 4Fe-4S binding protein, producing MRPRLSDHPTVQAVRARQRPTPAPVIDADWLREVCLAAGADDVAFAAVDNPDLASERVHVEAALPGTRSYISLVVRMNRDNVRSVARSVANQEFHRSGEIINEAAHRITRALEDAGHRALNPSATFPMEMDRYPGRIWVVAHKPVAVAAGLGVMGIHRNVIHPKFGNFVLLATILVDAPVSSYGAPLDYSPCLECKLCVAACPVGAIKKDGQFDFLACSVHNYREFMGGFTDWAQTIADSEDAADFRSRVTDSENASMWQSLSFKANYKAAYCLAVCPAGEDVIEPYLDDRKGFMDLVLRPLQEKVETLYVLPNSAAKAHAERRYPHKPVKVVDSGVRGRA from the coding sequence ATGCGTCCTCGACTCTCCGACCATCCGACCGTGCAGGCGGTGCGAGCCCGGCAGCGCCCCACCCCGGCGCCCGTGATCGACGCCGACTGGCTCCGCGAGGTCTGTCTGGCCGCCGGGGCCGACGACGTGGCGTTCGCCGCCGTCGACAATCCGGACCTGGCCAGCGAACGCGTACACGTCGAGGCCGCTCTGCCCGGCACGCGAAGTTACATCTCGCTGGTGGTCCGGATGAACCGGGACAACGTGCGCTCGGTCGCGCGCAGTGTGGCCAATCAGGAGTTCCACCGCAGCGGGGAGATCATCAACGAGGCCGCGCACCGGATCACCCGCGCCCTCGAGGATGCCGGCCACCGGGCATTGAACCCCTCGGCGACATTTCCGATGGAGATGGACCGCTACCCGGGCCGGATCTGGGTGGTCGCCCACAAGCCCGTCGCGGTGGCCGCGGGACTGGGTGTGATGGGCATCCACCGCAACGTCATCCACCCCAAGTTCGGCAACTTCGTGCTGCTGGCCACGATTCTCGTTGACGCACCGGTCAGCAGTTACGGTGCCCCACTGGACTATTCGCCCTGCCTCGAATGCAAGCTCTGTGTCGCGGCCTGCCCCGTCGGTGCCATCAAGAAAGACGGCCAGTTCGACTTCCTGGCCTGCTCGGTGCACAACTACCGCGAGTTCATGGGTGGGTTCACCGACTGGGCGCAGACCATCGCGGACAGCGAGGATGCGGCCGACTTCCGTTCGCGGGTAACCGATTCGGAAAACGCGTCGATGTGGCAGAGCCTGTCGTTCAAGGCGAACTACAAAGCGGCCTACTGCCTGGCGGTCTGCCCGGCCGGCGAGGATGTCATCGAACCCTATCTGGACGACCGCAAGGGCTTCATGGACCTGGTGTTACGGCCGCTGCAGGAGAAAGTGGAAACCCTTTACGTGCTGCCCAATTCAGCGGCGAAGGCCCATGCCGAGCGGCGTTACCCGCACAAGCCGGTCAAGGTCGTCGACTCCGGGGTGCGGGGACGCGCGTAG
- a CDS encoding DUF998 domain-containing protein produces the protein MERALGWMGVFGAGFAIVAVLALDATLGGQHTRGRQLRAATISEYVYTSGSATFVAAVLILAVGSTALLHGLIRAGLVRLRSAGSVLMVLWVVGLLGVVAFPKHNWVTGPSASGTVHRAATLLAFVALPLAVLLIARGRDITVRAARWLTAVGIGWLAVLFGAIAVGVASDRAWWKLIPLGVVERGIAGFEVAALIALGLWLVRGDRADPPRERQVSLRRERHKPATSGPRVPAGRSDLPPDPGPHDPEPAP, from the coding sequence ATGGAGCGGGCGCTCGGCTGGATGGGTGTGTTCGGTGCGGGTTTCGCGATCGTCGCGGTGCTCGCTCTCGACGCCACGCTCGGCGGGCAGCACACTCGCGGCAGGCAATTGCGTGCCGCCACCATCTCCGAGTATGTGTACACCTCGGGCAGTGCGACTTTCGTTGCGGCCGTGCTGATCCTGGCCGTCGGATCGACGGCACTGCTGCACGGCCTGATCCGTGCCGGACTGGTACGACTGCGCTCGGCCGGTTCGGTGTTGATGGTCCTGTGGGTGGTGGGCTTGCTGGGCGTCGTTGCGTTTCCCAAACACAACTGGGTCACCGGGCCGAGCGCATCGGGCACCGTACACCGGGCCGCGACGCTCCTCGCGTTCGTCGCGTTGCCACTGGCGGTGTTGCTGATCGCTCGTGGCCGGGACATCACCGTTCGAGCTGCCAGATGGCTTACTGCAGTCGGAATCGGTTGGCTGGCAGTGCTGTTCGGGGCGATCGCGGTCGGCGTGGCGTCTGATCGAGCGTGGTGGAAACTGATCCCGCTCGGCGTGGTGGAACGAGGGATCGCCGGGTTCGAGGTGGCTGCGCTGATTGCGCTGGGGCTGTGGCTGGTGCGTGGTGACCGCGCCGATCCTCCTCGCGAGCGGCAGGTGTCGTTGCGTCGAGAACGTCATAAACCTGCCACCAGCGGGCCTCGTGTTCCAGCAGGGAGATCCGACCTTCCGCCAGATCCAGGTCCGCATGATCCAGAGCCCGCGCCATGA
- a CDS encoding LpqN/LpqT family lipoprotein → MRAGSAVLCIALATTVAACGSTPPDYSSIWSTPATTTSAAPTTSGKPQPIAEYLYGVGVIGEQIPLDKLTDITVTLPRPPGWTKYENSNFSPGTEVIAKNNTYPTAMVIVFRLTGNFDVGEALKHASADAEMSQNFTKLNASAADFKGFPSSMIEGSYDLNGKRLHSYNRVVIPVTPAPAFQRYLVQLTVTTLADQAAAASNDVEAIISGFNVALKK, encoded by the coding sequence GTGAGGGCGGGTAGCGCAGTCCTGTGCATCGCGCTGGCCACGACCGTGGCGGCGTGTGGGTCGACGCCGCCGGACTATTCCTCGATCTGGAGCACACCGGCCACCACCACCTCGGCGGCCCCCACCACCTCGGGCAAGCCGCAGCCGATCGCCGAGTACCTCTACGGCGTCGGCGTGATCGGCGAGCAGATCCCGCTGGACAAGCTCACCGACATCACCGTCACGCTGCCGCGGCCGCCGGGCTGGACCAAGTACGAGAATTCGAACTTCTCGCCCGGCACCGAAGTCATCGCGAAGAACAACACGTATCCGACGGCGATGGTGATCGTGTTCAGGCTGACCGGCAACTTCGACGTGGGCGAGGCGCTCAAGCACGCCAGCGCCGATGCCGAGATGAGTCAGAACTTCACCAAACTCAACGCCTCCGCGGCTGACTTCAAAGGATTCCCGTCCTCGATGATCGAGGGCAGCTACGACCTCAACGGCAAGCGACTGCACTCCTACAACCGCGTGGTGATCCCGGTGACTCCGGCGCCCGCGTTCCAGCGCTACCTGGTGCAGCTGACGGTGACCACGCTGGCCGATCAGGCCGCCGCGGCGTCCAACGATGTCGAGGCGATCATCTCCGGGTTCAACGTCGCCCTGAAAAAATAG
- the arsC gene encoding arsenate reductase (glutaredoxin) (This arsenate reductase requires both glutathione and glutaredoxin to convert arsenate to arsenite, after which the efflux transporter formed by ArsA and ArsB can extrude the arsenite from the cell, providing resistance.), protein MPSTIYHNPRCSTSRKTLDLLRDNGIAPEIVEYLKTPPSRAEIAKLIADAGIDVRAAVRKRESLYSELNLADASDDELLDAMAANPILIERPFVVTDKGTRLARPIESVHEIL, encoded by the coding sequence TTGCCCAGCACCATCTACCACAATCCACGCTGCAGCACCTCCCGCAAAACCCTGGACCTACTGCGCGACAACGGAATTGCGCCGGAGATCGTCGAGTACCTGAAGACACCCCCGTCGCGAGCCGAGATCGCGAAGCTGATCGCCGACGCCGGCATCGATGTCCGCGCCGCGGTCCGCAAGCGTGAATCCCTGTACAGCGAGCTGAATCTCGCCGATGCCAGCGATGACGAGCTGTTGGATGCCATGGCGGCCAACCCGATCCTGATCGAGCGCCCGTTCGTCGTGACCGACAAGGGCACCCGGTTGGCCCGGCCGATCGAATCGGTGCACGAAATTCTGTGA
- a CDS encoding IS481 family transposase yields the protein MVHRNAPLSETGRLRLARCVVEDGWTLRRAAERFQVAVTTAARWARRYRELGEAGMADRSSRPHHSPNQTPTRTERRIIKVRVLRRWGPARIAYLLGLNVSTVHNVLRRYGLAKLRWLDRPTGRVIRRMESASPGDLVHVDVKKVGKIPAGGGWRMLGRSAGNHHSRKDRSIGTGSDRSGRRGYHFLHTAIDAHSRLAYSELLIDERKDTAADFWQRANEWFNACGFTVRKVLTDNGSCYRSHSFRDALGQIEHRRTKPYRPQTNGKVERFHRTLADEWAYARLYTSDAERCAEFPRWLHTYNHHRGHTALGGQPPATRVPNLSGQYSYFCRAIFSGRR from the coding sequence ATGGTCCACCGTAATGCCCCCTTGTCCGAAACCGGTCGTCTGCGGCTGGCACGTTGCGTTGTCGAGGATGGCTGGACGCTGCGACGGGCGGCCGAGCGGTTCCAGGTTGCGGTCACTACCGCTGCGCGCTGGGCCCGCCGCTACCGCGAACTAGGCGAAGCCGGCATGGCCGACCGCAGCTCACGCCCACATCACAGCCCTAATCAAACCCCCACACGCACCGAGCGGCGCATCATTAAAGTCCGAGTACTTCGACGTTGGGGACCGGCTCGCATTGCTTATCTGCTGGGACTGAATGTCTCGACTGTCCACAACGTGTTGAGGCGCTACGGCCTAGCCAAGCTGCGGTGGCTGGACCGGCCCACCGGGCGAGTTATCCGGCGGATGGAGTCAGCCAGCCCCGGCGACCTGGTGCATGTCGATGTCAAGAAGGTAGGCAAGATCCCGGCTGGCGGCGGATGGCGCATGTTGGGCCGCAGCGCAGGAAATCATCACTCCCGCAAGGACAGAAGCATAGGAACTGGCAGCGACCGTTCCGGGCGGCGTGGTTATCACTTCTTGCACACCGCCATCGACGCTCACTCCCGGCTGGCCTACTCCGAACTGCTAATCGACGAACGCAAAGACACAGCTGCTGACTTCTGGCAAAGGGCTAACGAATGGTTCAACGCATGCGGCTTCACCGTACGGAAAGTGTTGACAGACAACGGCTCCTGTTACCGATCCCACTCATTCCGAGATGCACTCGGGCAGATCGAACATCGTCGAACCAAACCCTATCGACCCCAGACGAACGGCAAGGTGGAGCGATTCCACCGAACCCTTGCCGATGAATGGGCATATGCGCGGCTCTACACCAGCGACGCCGAACGGTGCGCGGAGTTCCCTCGCTGGCTGCATACCTACAATCACCATCGCGGCCACACCGCACTCGGCGGCCAACCACCCGCCACCCGCGTACCTAACCTCTCAGGTCAGTACAGCTACTTCTGCAGGGCTATTTTTTCAGGGCGACGTTGA
- the glmU gene encoding bifunctional UDP-N-acetylglucosamine diphosphorylase/glucosamine-1-phosphate N-acetyltransferase GlmU, which produces MEVQVTTQTDAAVLVLAAGAGTRMRSDTPKVLHTLGGRSMLSHALHAVAKVAPQHLVAVLGKDRERIGPVVAGLAQELGRTIEVAVQEQQLGTGHAVLCGLSGLPDDFAGTVVVTSGDVPLLDAETLADLIANHCDQRAAATVVTTTLPNSTGYGRILRTQDGEVIAIVEETDATPQQRAIREVNAGVYAFDIAELRSALSRLSSDNAQHELYLTDVISILRADHRVVHAKHVDDAALVAGVNDRVQLADLARELNRRVVAAHQRAGVTVIDPLSTWIDVDVTVGRDTVIRPGTQLLGATRIGARCEIGPDTTLTDVTVGDEASVIRTHGSESAIGDGATVGPFTFLRPGTELGARGKLGTFVETKNAVIGAGTKVPHLTYVGDADIGEHSNIGASSVFVNYDGENKSRTTIGSHVRTGSDTMFVAPVTVGDGAYTGAGTVLREDVPPGALAVSAGPQRTIEDWVLHKRPGSASAQAAAKAKHAQSGDAKD; this is translated from the coding sequence ATGGAGGTCCAGGTGACCACACAGACCGATGCCGCCGTCCTGGTGCTTGCAGCCGGGGCCGGAACCCGCATGCGCTCCGATACGCCCAAGGTGTTGCACACCCTCGGCGGCCGCAGCATGCTCTCGCACGCCCTGCACGCAGTCGCCAAGGTCGCTCCCCAGCACCTGGTCGCCGTGCTCGGCAAGGACCGCGAGCGGATCGGCCCGGTGGTGGCCGGGCTCGCGCAGGAGCTGGGCCGCACCATCGAGGTGGCCGTGCAGGAGCAACAACTCGGCACCGGTCACGCGGTGTTGTGCGGACTGTCCGGGCTGCCCGACGATTTCGCCGGCACCGTCGTCGTGACCTCCGGCGACGTGCCGTTGCTGGACGCCGAAACCCTGGCCGACCTGATCGCCAACCACTGCGATCAGCGTGCGGCGGCGACCGTCGTGACCACGACCCTGCCGAACTCGACCGGTTACGGCCGCATCCTGCGCACCCAGGACGGCGAGGTCATCGCGATCGTCGAGGAAACCGACGCCACCCCGCAGCAGCGAGCCATCCGCGAGGTCAATGCCGGTGTGTACGCGTTCGACATTGCCGAACTGCGCTCCGCGCTGAGCCGGCTGTCGTCCGACAACGCCCAGCACGAGCTCTATCTGACCGACGTCATCTCGATCCTGCGCGCCGACCACCGGGTGGTGCACGCCAAGCATGTCGACGACGCCGCCCTGGTCGCCGGAGTCAACGATCGGGTGCAGCTCGCCGACCTGGCCCGGGAGCTCAACCGGCGGGTAGTGGCCGCCCACCAGCGCGCCGGCGTCACCGTCATCGACCCCCTCAGCACCTGGATCGACGTCGACGTCACCGTCGGCCGCGACACCGTCATCCGGCCGGGGACCCAGCTGCTGGGCGCCACCCGGATCGGCGCGCGCTGCGAAATCGGTCCGGACACCACATTGACCGACGTCACCGTCGGCGATGAGGCCTCGGTGATCCGCACGCACGGCAGCGAATCGGCGATCGGCGACGGGGCGACGGTCGGACCGTTCACGTTCCTGCGGCCGGGCACCGAGCTGGGCGCCCGCGGCAAGCTTGGCACCTTCGTCGAGACCAAGAACGCGGTCATCGGCGCGGGCACCAAGGTTCCGCACCTGACCTACGTGGGCGACGCCGACATCGGCGAGCACAGCAATATCGGGGCGTCCAGCGTGTTCGTGAACTATGACGGCGAGAACAAGAGCCGCACCACCATCGGTTCGCATGTGCGCACCGGGTCGGACACCATGTTCGTCGCGCCCGTCACCGTCGGCGACGGCGCCTATACCGGGGCAGGCACGGTGCTGCGCGAGGACGTGCCGCCGGGCGCGCTGGCGGTGTCGGCTGGGCCACAGCGCACTATCGAGGACTGGGTGCTGCACAAGCGACCCGGTAGCGCATCGGCGCAGGCCGCAGCCAAGGCGAAGCACGCGCAATCAGGTGACGCCAAGGATTGA
- the pth gene encoding aminoacyl-tRNA hydrolase yields MADPLLVVGLGNPGPQYAKTRHNLGFMVADVLAGRIGAQFKVHKRSGAEVVTGRLAHRPVVLAKPRTYMNESGRQVGPLAKFYSVMPADIIVIHDELDIDFGRIRLKLGGGEGGHNGLRSVANSLGTKNFQRVRIGVGRPPGRKDPAAYVLEPFTAAERTEVPAICEQAADATELLIEAGLETAQNQVHAW; encoded by the coding sequence GTGGCCGATCCCCTGCTGGTTGTCGGCCTGGGCAACCCGGGCCCGCAGTACGCCAAGACCCGGCACAACCTCGGGTTCATGGTGGCCGACGTGCTGGCCGGTCGTATCGGCGCGCAGTTCAAGGTGCACAAGCGCTCCGGCGCAGAGGTCGTGACCGGCCGCCTGGCGCATCGTCCCGTGGTGCTGGCCAAGCCGCGCACCTACATGAACGAGTCGGGGCGCCAGGTCGGTCCGTTGGCGAAGTTCTACTCGGTCATGCCGGCCGACATCATCGTCATCCACGATGAGCTCGATATCGACTTCGGCCGGATCCGTCTGAAACTGGGCGGCGGCGAGGGCGGCCACAACGGCTTGCGTTCGGTGGCCAATTCGTTGGGGACCAAGAACTTTCAGCGAGTCCGCATCGGAGTCGGCCGTCCGCCGGGACGCAAGGATCCGGCGGCGTACGTACTGGAGCCATTCACCGCGGCCGAGCGTACGGAGGTCCCGGCGATCTGCGAGCAGGCCGCCGACGCGACCGAGTTGCTGATCGAGGCCGGGCTGGAGACGGCCCAGAATCAGGTGCACGCCTGGTGA
- a CDS encoding oxidoreductase, protein MSWTAADLPSFAGRTVIVTGANSGLGLITARELARVGAHTILACRNATKGAEAAATMTGDVEVRSLDLQDLSSISDFAAGVRSVDVLINNAGIMAVPYAVTKDGFESQIGTNHLGHFALTNLLLPKVTDRVVTVSSFMHLLGKISLKDLNWKARPYSAWLAYGQSKLANLLFTSELQKRLDAAGSPLKSHAAHPGYSATNLQGHTGNRMGTRIWDAGNAVFATSADFGARQTLYAAAEDLPGNSFIGPKFAMRGPTGPSPRSPLARNQATATALWRLSEQLTGIEFPL, encoded by the coding sequence ATGAGCTGGACCGCCGCAGATCTGCCGTCGTTCGCCGGACGCACCGTCATCGTCACCGGAGCCAACAGCGGGTTGGGACTGATCACCGCACGCGAGCTGGCCCGCGTCGGCGCGCACACCATTCTGGCGTGCCGCAACGCAACCAAGGGCGCGGAAGCCGCCGCCACCATGACCGGCGATGTCGAGGTGCGCAGCCTCGACCTGCAGGACCTGAGCTCGATCAGCGACTTCGCCGCCGGCGTGCGCAGCGTCGACGTCCTGATCAACAACGCCGGGATCATGGCGGTCCCCTATGCCGTCACCAAGGACGGATTCGAGAGCCAGATCGGCACCAACCACCTGGGCCACTTCGCGCTGACCAACCTGCTGCTGCCCAAGGTGACCGACCGGGTGGTCACGGTCTCGTCGTTCATGCACCTGCTGGGAAAGATCAGCCTCAAGGACCTGAACTGGAAGGCCCGGCCGTACTCCGCGTGGCTGGCCTACGGCCAGTCCAAGCTGGCCAACCTGCTGTTCACCAGTGAGCTGCAGAAGCGCCTGGACGCCGCCGGATCACCGCTGAAGTCGCACGCCGCCCACCCCGGTTACTCGGCGACCAACCTGCAGGGCCACACCGGCAACCGGATGGGCACCCGGATCTGGGACGCCGGCAACGCCGTGTTCGCCACGAGCGCCGACTTCGGCGCCCGCCAGACCCTGTACGCGGCTGCCGAGGACCTGCCCGGCAACAGCTTCATCGGCCCCAAGTTCGCCATGCGCGGGCCGACCGGCCCGTCACCGCGCAGCCCGCTGGCCCGCAACCAGGCCACCGCCACCGCGCTGTGGCGGCTGTCCGAGCAGCTCACCGGCATCGAATTTCCGCTCTGA
- a CDS encoding ribose-phosphate diphosphokinase, protein MGTDWTDNRKNLMLFSGRAHPELAEQVAKELDVQVTAQTARDFANGEIFVRFDESVRGCDAFVLQSHPAPLNKWLMEQLIMIDALKRGSAKRITAILPFYPYARQDKKHRGREPISARLVADLYKTAGADRIVTVDLHTDQIQGFFDGPVDHMRAQPLLTGYIRDNYNCENVVVVSPDSGRVRVAEKWADALGGTPLAFIHKTRDPKVPNQVKSNRVVGDVAGKTCVLTDDMIDTGGTIAGAVKLLHDDGAKDVIIAATHGVLSDPARERLADSGAREVIVTNTLPIDESKRFPQLTVLSIAPLLASTIRAVFENGSVTGLFDGDA, encoded by the coding sequence GTGGGCACGGACTGGACCGACAACCGCAAAAATCTGATGCTCTTCTCGGGCCGCGCGCACCCGGAGCTGGCGGAGCAGGTCGCCAAAGAGCTCGACGTCCAGGTCACCGCGCAGACCGCACGAGATTTCGCCAACGGTGAGATCTTCGTCCGCTTCGACGAATCGGTCCGTGGCTGCGACGCTTTCGTCCTGCAGTCCCATCCCGCGCCGCTGAACAAGTGGCTGATGGAACAGCTGATCATGATCGACGCGCTCAAGCGCGGCAGCGCCAAGCGAATCACCGCGATCCTGCCGTTCTATCCGTACGCCCGCCAGGACAAGAAGCACCGCGGCCGCGAACCCATCTCCGCCCGTCTGGTCGCCGACCTCTACAAGACGGCAGGCGCCGACCGCATCGTCACCGTTGACCTGCACACCGATCAGATCCAGGGCTTCTTCGACGGACCGGTCGACCACATGCGGGCCCAGCCGCTACTGACCGGGTACATCCGGGACAACTACAACTGCGAGAACGTCGTCGTGGTCTCGCCGGACTCCGGCCGCGTGCGCGTGGCCGAGAAGTGGGCCGACGCCCTCGGCGGCACACCGCTGGCGTTCATCCACAAGACCCGCGACCCGAAGGTGCCCAACCAGGTGAAGTCCAACCGGGTCGTCGGTGACGTCGCCGGCAAGACCTGCGTGCTCACCGACGACATGATCGACACCGGCGGCACCATCGCCGGCGCGGTCAAGCTGCTGCACGACGACGGCGCCAAGGACGTCATCATCGCCGCCACCCACGGCGTGCTGTCCGACCCCGCGCGCGAGCGACTGGCCGACAGCGGTGCCCGCGAGGTGATCGTCACCAACACCCTGCCGATCGACGAGTCCAAGCGGTTCCCGCAACTGACCGTGCTGTCCATCGCACCACTGCTGGCCAGCACCATCCGCGCGGTCTTCGAAAATGGTTCGGTGACAGGTCTTTTCGACGGGGACGCATAA
- a CDS encoding MFS transporter codes for MRQGPLAGRYPAVAAMVTLALIPYLALSAALDPLVPIISEQLHMTTQTMALSSGLGNAAYAVGTVLAVQFAQHLPQRRMLLAYAVVLVVGSVIAAAAPNATAFIAGHVLQGLATSMLLIAAAPPLTIGFPRDKLRNTAVIMNMCVFGAVALGPFLGGVQAESHAWRPLFWIVAAVALLALVLAALTFDDAPPADPEAPRDLKAIALATVGCTAAFVGAAQLSTHEISDFAVTAPMFGGLALIVALIVYQFRAHRPLLTIRTMLTSAIPVAGVGVALFAAAASIAATTLTAAVFMQHFSPVQVGLLYLPELGGAIVMAVVFGVVISRRAMHFLPLVGMGLLAAGIAVFRVSLPANIPLALVGSALTGLALGATVAPALFVAGFSLRSNSLQRVFAIIELLRAVAAFMVAPIFAHLATRYSGDLLEGTNVALWVGFALAIGGAVFGVAVYVLSGARPQTPDLDEFLDGDSPAWYSPPLLARLRGLPPEPPVIATQPSASPVVDRHPSHAGGPVLFAYDGSDLARYAITQAAQQLSPYRDAVVVCVWQPVDVGFTPSDHRPFDADCAGEVRRAAEQTAAHGATLARAAGFESCSLAIEAAPTWKGIVEAAHQRGAGLIVLGPHRRNGLLGHLQGSVAAAVVSHTSIPVLLVPQPSGDRVPDLPPIRQEAGVASAR; via the coding sequence ATGCGCCAGGGACCGCTCGCGGGGCGCTATCCGGCCGTGGCCGCCATGGTCACCCTCGCCCTGATCCCCTACCTCGCGCTGTCTGCGGCGCTGGATCCGCTGGTGCCGATCATCTCTGAGCAGTTGCACATGACGACTCAGACGATGGCGCTGAGTTCTGGCCTGGGCAACGCGGCCTACGCCGTGGGCACGGTGCTCGCCGTGCAATTCGCGCAACATCTTCCGCAACGGCGCATGCTGCTCGCCTACGCCGTGGTGCTCGTCGTCGGATCGGTCATCGCGGCCGCCGCACCGAACGCCACCGCGTTCATCGCCGGCCACGTCCTGCAGGGCCTGGCGACCAGCATGCTGCTGATCGCCGCCGCTCCGCCGCTGACGATCGGCTTTCCGCGGGACAAGCTCCGCAACACCGCGGTCATCATGAACATGTGCGTGTTCGGCGCCGTCGCACTCGGGCCGTTCCTCGGCGGCGTCCAGGCCGAGTCGCACGCCTGGCGGCCGCTGTTCTGGATCGTCGCGGCCGTCGCACTGTTGGCTCTCGTCCTGGCGGCGCTGACATTCGACGACGCACCGCCCGCCGACCCGGAGGCGCCGCGCGATCTGAAGGCGATCGCGCTGGCCACCGTCGGATGTACTGCCGCGTTCGTCGGCGCAGCGCAGTTGAGCACCCACGAGATCTCCGACTTCGCCGTCACCGCACCGATGTTCGGCGGTCTGGCCCTGATCGTGGCGCTGATCGTGTACCAGTTCCGGGCGCACCGGCCGCTGCTGACCATCCGGACGATGTTGACCAGTGCGATCCCGGTGGCGGGCGTCGGCGTAGCACTGTTCGCCGCGGCCGCCTCGATCGCGGCAACCACGTTGACCGCAGCCGTGTTCATGCAGCACTTCAGCCCCGTCCAGGTGGGCCTGCTCTATCTGCCGGAACTGGGCGGCGCGATCGTCATGGCCGTGGTGTTCGGCGTCGTCATCAGCCGCCGCGCCATGCACTTCCTGCCGCTCGTCGGCATGGGCCTACTGGCGGCCGGCATCGCGGTGTTCCGGGTGTCACTACCGGCGAATATTCCTCTGGCACTTGTCGGTTCGGCGCTGACGGGTTTGGCATTGGGCGCCACCGTCGCACCCGCGCTGTTCGTCGCCGGCTTCTCCCTGCGGTCCAACAGCCTGCAGCGCGTGTTTGCGATCATCGAATTGCTGCGCGCCGTCGCAGCATTCATGGTGGCCCCGATCTTCGCGCACCTCGCGACGCGCTACTCCGGGGATCTGTTGGAAGGCACCAACGTCGCACTGTGGGTGGGGTTCGCACTCGCGATCGGCGGCGCGGTGTTCGGGGTCGCCGTCTACGTGCTCAGCGGCGCCCGCCCACAGACACCGGATCTCGACGAGTTCCTCGACGGCGACTCCCCCGCGTGGTACTCGCCCCCGCTGCTGGCGCGTCTACGCGGCCTGCCGCCCGAACCCCCGGTCATCGCCACTCAGCCTTCGGCGTCGCCCGTCGTGGACCGTCACCCGTCGCACGCGGGCGGCCCGGTGCTGTTCGCCTATGACGGTTCCGATCTGGCTCGCTATGCGATCACCCAAGCGGCGCAACAGCTTTCGCCCTACCGCGACGCCGTGGTGGTCTGCGTCTGGCAGCCGGTCGACGTGGGCTTCACCCCGAGCGATCACCGGCCGTTCGACGCCGACTGTGCCGGCGAGGTTCGCCGGGCCGCCGAGCAGACCGCCGCGCACGGCGCCACACTGGCGCGCGCGGCCGGGTTCGAGTCGTGCAGCCTGGCAATCGAAGCAGCTCCGACGTGGAAGGGCATCGTCGAAGCCGCGCATCAGCGCGGGGCCGGTCTGATCGTGCTCGGTCCACACCGGCGCAACGGTCTGCTCGGTCACCTGCAGGGCAGCGTCGCGGCGGCGGTCGTGTCCCACACCAGCATTCCGGTCCTGCTGGTCCCCCAGCCATCCGGCGACCGGGTGCCCGACTTGCCACCGATTCGTCAGGAAGCGGGAGTAGCCTCGGCGCGGTGA